The Glycine max cultivar Williams 82 chromosome 12, Glycine_max_v4.0, whole genome shotgun sequence genome window below encodes:
- the LOC102665463 gene encoding uncharacterized protein, protein MSLEELVGIHKTHEKELAHDEGTKKRKSLVLMIQRPKHNSTSKELSSKALIVNNALEEESDDNDSEEKDEAPIRHITFEDAPLKQGFIGHIKMASRKCKSIGSRPTTQYDTRRFHSLDAWNRYTDNVLGETSRLRGRWSSTTPSWMILRLSWRGVISINTSPIWLMGADLALVKEFYVNLHSFDGPSPKQARVRGHLVKIGADSLNTFLETPVVLAEGETLPTYSRYCRLPTDYREIEAALCIPGRGFILNAEGHPERILKKYLTTLA, encoded by the exons ATGTCTCTTGAAGAGCTTGTTGGGATTCATAAAACCCATGAGAAAGAGCTTGCTCACGACGAAGGAACAAAGAAAAGGAAGTCACTAGTCCTTATGATTCAAAGACCAAAACATAACTCTACGTCCAAAGAGTTATCATCCAAAGCCCTTATTGTTAATAATGCTTTAGAAGAAGAATCTGACGATAATGACtctgaagaaaaagatgaagccCCCATTAGGCACATCACATTTGAGGATGCCCCACTGAAGCAAGGCTTTATAGGCCACATAAAG ATGGCGTCTAGGAAATGTAAGAGTATCGGTTCAAGACCCACAACACAATATGATACAAGGAGATTTCACTCCTTAGATGCTTGGAACCGGTACACGGATAATGTCCTGGGAGAAACATCTCGCCTGAGAGGAAGGTGGAGCTCTACCACACCGAGTTGGATGATTTTAAGACTGAGTTGGAGAGGCGTAATTTCCATAAACACCTCACCAATTTGGTTGATGGGAGCAGATTTGGCTTTGGTGAAGGAATTCTATGTAAACCTACACAGCTTTGATGGTCCTTCACCAAAGCAAGCCAGGGTCAGAGGCCACCTAGTGAAGATCGGCGCTGACAGCCTCAACACATTCTTAGAGACACCTGTGGTGTTGGCAGAGGGTGAGACTTTACCCACATACTCCAGATACTGCAGGCTGCCCACAGATTACAGAGAGATTGAGGCTGCCTTATGCATACCAGGTCGAGGGTTCATTTTGAACGCTGAGGGCCATCCTGAGAGGATTCTTAAGAAATATTTGACTACTTTAGCCTAG